The stretch of DNA GTATCTCCTTTATTATCTGAATTCAGTAACGATATTACGCTAAATGAAGACTTATTTAAACGCGTAAAAGCAGTTTATATCATTAAAGATTCTTTAGATTTAACTGTAGAGCAACAAACACTGCTTGATAAAAAATATAAAAGTTTTTCAAGAAATGGTGCTAATTTACCAGAAAACAAAAAACAAGAGCTTCGGGATATTGACAAACAATTAAGCAAGTTAACACTAAAGTTTGGAGAAAATGTGTTAGCAGAAACCAACGCTTTTGAAATACTTATTAATAATGAAAGTGATTTATCTGGTTTGCCGGAAGGCGCTAAAGAAGCTGCTAAACAGCTGGCTGAATCTAAAGAAAAAGAAGGTTGGTTGTTTACATTAGATTATCCTAGCTATATTCCTTTTATGACGTATGCCGATAATCGTGAATTAAGAAAAAAATTGGCGCTTGCAGCTGGAGCAAAGGCCTTTAAGGGAGATGCTCTGGATAATCAAGAAAATATATTACAAATAGTTGAACTAAGATTTCAACGTGCTAATCTTTTAGGTTATAAAACACATGCTCATTTTGTTTTAGAAGAGCGTATGTCTAAAACACCTGAAACTGTTGAAAGTTTTTTAAATGAATTACTTGAAAAAGCGAAACCAGCTGCTGAACGAGAGTTTAAAAACCTAGAGAAATTTGCTAAAGAATTAGATAATATTGACCAAATTGAAAAATGGGATGCATCGTATTACTCTGAAAAATTAAAACAAAAATTATTCAGTCTTGATGATGAAAAGTTAAAACCATATTTCAAATTAGAAAATGTGATTAACGGTGCTTTTACTGTTGCCAATAAATTATTCGATTTAAACTTTGAAGAAATAGATAGCATAGATACCTATCATAAGGATGTTTTAACCTATAAAGTGACTAATAATGACGGTGATTTAATTTCTATTTTTTATGCCGATTTTTTTCCAAGATCTGGAAAACGAAATGGTGCCTGGATGACTTCATACAAACCACAGTCAATAAAAAACGGTATCAATGACAGACCTCATATATCTATTGTTTGCAACTTCACAAAACCAACAAAAAGCAAACCGTCTCTTTTAACTTTTAACGAGGTCACAACGTTATTTCATGAATTTGGACACGCTCTACATGGTATGTTAGCAAATACGACATATCCAAGTTTATCCGGAACCAGCGTATTTTGGGATTTTGTTGAATTACCAAGTCAGATTTTAGAAAATTGGTGCTACGAAAAAGAAGCTCTGGAACTATTTGCCACTCATTATGAAACTGGCGACCTTATCCCAATGGATTTAGTTGAAAAAATAAAAGAATCTGCTACGTTTCATGAAGGCATGCAAACGCTCAGACAAATAAGCTTTGGATTACTGGATATGAGTTGGCATGCTAGCGAGTCGCCAGAGACCATAAAATCGGTTAAAGAGCATGAAACTAAAGCTTTTAAAAACACAACGCTTTATCCTGATGTTTTAGAAAATTGTATGAGCACCTCTTTTTCTCACATCTTTCAAGGCGGCTACTCCTCTGGTTATTACAGTTACAAGTGGGCAGAAGTTTTAGATGCAGATGCTTTCGAATATTTTAAAGAAGCAGGCATCTTTAACAAAGAAATCGCTAACAAATTTAAAAACCATGTCTTATCGCAAGGTGGAACTGAAAACCCGATGACACTCTATAAACGTTTTAGGGGGCAGGAACCTAAGCCTGAAGCATTATTAAGACGGGCTGGGTTGTTGAAATAGTAGCTTTTAAAAGGTCTAAAAAGTGTCATTCAGAGGGAGAAACGACCGAAGAATCTAAGGATAGTAAGATTCTTCGCTTTGCTCTGAATGACACTTTTATTTTCACCCGTGTTGCATAGGTGTAAAAAAGAACTCTTCTCTTACTATTTTACCATCTTCAACAGTATAGACGCAAACCTCATCCATATTAGTTCGAGGGGCTCCTTTAAACGTTACATCCATTTTCATAGTACATGAAAAGAATTTATCTGCTACTATAGGATCGGAAATTTCCATACCATGAATCTCCTCTACCATCTCATTAAATTGCTGTCCTTTGGCAATAACAGCTTCTAATCCTTTGGTTTCTTTAACTGGTGCACCATCTGGTTCCACACTTACAATATTTTGTCCATATAAATCTTGAATAGCCTCAGCAAACTTTCCTTGTCTGCAATAATTCACTAACTGTCCTGCAACTTCTTGTGTTGTCATAATTTTGATTGAATTTATAGTTAATACTCTAATTTTTATAATAGTATTTTAAAATGCAGCATTTAAAAATTCATTCAAAGGCCTTATAGCATTAAAATGTTTTATAATATCTTCTTTTAGATTAGGTGAATTATAATAATTTGCCAAAGAAAGATTAGACATCGCATAAAATTGTTTGTTGTATATCAATTGGGTTTTATTTGCGACTGCCTCATGAGCTTTATCAATACGTTTAGAAACATCCCCCTTTAATCGTCCCACACGACCACTAAATTCTTTTGCTTTTGTTATAGTTAAAAAATCATTAATACTATTAGCAATATGATTCCTTACTACTTTCAACTCGGGTGGCTTAACATTAAAAAGTCCTCCCCCAACATGAACAGAATCCTGACTAATACCTAAATAATATCCTGGCAGCATAGACTTTTTACCATTAGGAGAAAATCCAGCTTTTAAGATGGTATGATATGGTGTTTTGTCTTTCGAAAACCGGACATCTCTATTTATTCTAAACAAGGCTTTCTTTTCATCAGTTAGAATTCGGTTATCCCATTCATGAAGTATAGGGAGTAATTCTGAAAGCAACTCTAAAAAGGGTTCTTTAACATCATTTTCATAACGTTTCTTGTTGGCATGAAACCACTCTTTATTATTATTCTCATTCAGCTCTTTAAAAAATTCGGTATATGTTTTTGTTATCATTTGTCTTGATGTATTATATCGAACGCCATGTTAGTTAAAAATTCCCAAGAGTCTTTATATTCAGTTCCCAATTGATACCAACCAGACATAGGTTTTTTATTTTTGAACGGGCTGAATGCTTCTAAAGGAACATCAATCGCTTGAACATTAAAACGTTTTCCTAATTTAAACACCATCTTCTGCCTAGTAGAAAAAAATGCAAACACTTTTCCTTTATAATGTATAGCCTCAGAACTCATCATTTTACCTACTGTTACATCTTTGTAATTAGAACAAAATCGGCTCCTTATGATTTCAAAATATTGTTTAGATTCCATTGGACTATTTAATGGTGTTTTCAAAATTATAAAATGAATGCACACCTCTAAGAGGTCAAATACGACACTTTAGGGTGTTGAATATGACAAAATTTAATCTTACTTTTAAAATTTATACCAGTTATACTTTGAATTTATCCAAAAATAAAATGATGAATTCTTGTGATAGATGAGGCGTGAAAATCAAGCATAGCTATAGTTCTGGTTTATTTTTATAACGAAATATAGCACAAAAAGGCGCATTCTATTGGGTAAATTCAAGGTGTAAATGGTATTATAACCATTAAGACATTAATCAATGAAACGAACATTAATAAATTTTAAGCATTTTTTCACAAAAGGGAATGTTTAAAATTTTTAATGTGAGAACGGAGTGGTTACACACGTTCTCAATTTTATAATTAATTTAATGTCTAATAATTACTAAAATTTAAACGTGTGAAACATGTAAGCATATTGGTTCCTAAATCGAACACCATCCTAAGTAGTGTTGTTGGACCTTATAAAATTTTAAAAAGTGTGAATGACTTCATTCTACAAACTGGAAAAAGTCAACAACCATTCTTTGATATAAGCCTTGTTGGTATTGATAAAAATACAGTCCTATACGATGGGGCATTCTCAATCCATTGTGATGCTACTATAAATGATATTTCCAAAACGGATCTTATCATAATTTCGGCAGTCAGACCAGAATGGATTGCTGATGGCATTAAAACCAATTATGAGTTTATTCCATGGATTAAACAGCAACGCAACCAACATAATGCCGAAGTGGCAAGTTTATGTCTTGGGGCTTTTCTATTAGCAGAAACAGGATTGTTAGATCATAAACAATGTACAACACATTGGGCTGGGATGGATCTATTCCGACAAATGTACCCTCAAATTGATGTACTACCAGAAAAAATAGTTACAGACCAAGAAGGTATTTATTCGAGTGGTGGCGCTTATTCATTTCTAAACCTCATTCTACATTTAATTTATAAATATTGTGGACAAGAAGCTGCTGTTTATGTATCAAAGCTTTTCGAAATAGATATTAGCAGGGATAACCAAAATCAATTTGCCATTTTTAGAGGACAAAAAGAACATACCGACACTCTAATACAAAAAGCACAGTTATTTATAGAAAATAATGTTACCGAAAAGGTGTCTGTAGAACAACTATCGGACATGCTAGCTGTAAGCCAACGCAACTTTATAAGGCGATTTAAAAAAGCAACTGCCAATACACCTTTAGAATACATACAACGTGTAAAAGTTGAAGCTGCTAAAAACTCTTTGGAATCTACTCAAAATACAGTAAATGAAGTGATGTTTTCTGTGGGGTACTCAGATACCAAAGCATTTAGAACCTTGTTTAAAAGGTTTACAGGTTTAACACCTGTAGCATATAAAAATAAATATAATCGGGAGTTAGTTCGTTTTTAACTTACGGAAGTGAAAATAAGTTGATTTGTTTATTCGTTTAGTTGTTTATGAAGTTTCTTAAACTACTTAGACATCTAATTGCCTTCTTCTTCCTAACAATTATAACGCAAGTTGGTGGATTAGTTTGGGTTTTAGCCTTATTTATTTCAGTTAAATATAAGAAGAAGAAACGTTTTATTTTTCCAATTCTCTATTTAACCTTTAACTTATTAATAATTCCACCAATTGCTAAACAATTTGGTAGAGAACGATTGCCAATATTTTCTAAAAATTTAAAACCAAGAAATTGGATTTATCCATTGTTCTTTAGAAATTATGTAACCCCCAATTTAAAATCATTATTAGAGATTTCTTCAAAAAAACTAAAACAAAATAATATCCAAATCACATATTTAGATGCTAATTTCCCTTTTATTAATAAGTTCCCATTGCTTCCACATTTAAGCCACAACGATGGAAAAAAGATAGACATTTCATTTATGTACCTAGATAAAAACAGAAAAGCCACTGCTAAAAAACCATCTGTTTCAGGATATGGTACTTATACAAATCCAGAAAAAAATCACACTTCTGAGTCATGTTTAAAAAAAGGGTATTGGCAATATGATTTTTCAAAGTATTTAACTTTTGGAACTTTAAATAATTTAAAACTTGACAAAAATGGAACATTCATATTAATTAAAGAATTATTATCCCATTCAAAAACTCAAAAGATCTTTATAGAACCTCATCTTAAGCAATCATTGAAATTAAATAATGAGACTAAAATTCGCTTTCATGGTTGTCAAGCTGTTCGTCATGATGATCATATTCATTTGCAAATAAAATAATTTAAGTCCTTACTTTATTTTATTAATATTTTGTTTTCATTAAAGATAACACAGCCCCTAAGTATCTCAGGATAAAACTCTTAAATAATTCTATCTTCAAAAACTATTTTACGGTTTTTCCTCAATGGAATTTTTAGTTTTTCGATTAACTACACAAATTTTTCAATTTTTAAAGTAGGATTTTAACTATATTAATGTAAGTTTATTACTAAACAACCTTAAAGTTTAATTAAAATGAAAAAAAAATTAAATATTACTAAATTATTTTTTGCAATTGTAATTCCTTTGTTTTTATTTCAAAACTGCTCAAATAACGATACAGAGAGTATTATTGAAGATAATAGTAAACTACTTGAAGTTTTAGCTGAATGGGGGTTAACAAAAATGATATTCAAGACAAAGGAGCTTACTATTTAGTCCAAGGTGACATGGTATTTGATAAAAACAAGGAATATTCTTCACCTACAGACAGTAATCTTTCAAAAGGAGTCAGTTCTAAAGCTTCAATTTTAAAACAAAGAAGGACCGCATTTTCTGTAACAATTAATAACATTAATATTTTTTTGAATCCTGGAATGAATACCAATTGGCTTAATGCTTCGAGGTCAGCCATAGCTCGTTGGAATGCGGTAAATTCTAATCTTAATTTAACCGAAGTGTTTTCGGCAGCTTCAGCCCATATTCAAATAATGTACGACACACAAGACCCCAACCAAGCACTTGCTGCTAATGTTTTCGGTGCTGCTTTGCCCCCAACATTAAATGGTTTACCAGGAACTATAACTTGGATAAATCCCGATTTTAGTTTTCCAATAATTTGTGGTCAGGCTATAACACAAAATAATAGAATTGCTAACGTACAACACGAACTTGGACATAATTTAGGACTTCATCATACTAATGCAATTGGAGAACCTCTAATTCCAAACACACCATCTACAGATCCTGGGTCTTTGATGAATGGTGGTCAAGCCTGTACAATTTCAGACTTTAGTAATAATGATGAAAGAGCTATACAATTTTTATTTCCTATTCCAATTCCGGTATTAACTCCTTCTTCAATGACATTAAACACACAACAACCAGGAGGTTTATTTACAGTTACAGGTACTGGCCCCGTAACAGTTACTCTAAGTGGAGGAGCAGGGATATTTTTGCATGATGGTATAGGCGGTTCCTTTCTAACTACTTTAAATTTAACTGCTCCAACTACATTTTCAGCCTATGGGCCAAGCATAGGAAGCCCAGGTTACAATGGAGGAATATCTTATGTAACTCTAAGTAATCCTACTAGTGGCATAATTAGTAGCTCAACAGTATACCATAGTAATTAAAATTTGCTCCTAATTTATAATGGGGAATAACATTTAGGACCGTCGTTTTTTATTAAATAAAAAACGACGGTCCTAAATGTTACAAAAACACATCTAAACAACCTGTAGACAAAAAAATGCAATTGACAAGTTACTGTTCATAATAACTATATTTTTTCACACAAACTTTCAATAATTATTGAAAGTTTAGAAATTATTTATATCTTTGTG from Flavivirga spongiicola encodes:
- a CDS encoding matrixin family metalloprotease: MGVNKNDIQDKGAYYLVQGDMVFDKNKEYSSPTDSNLSKGVSSKASILKQRRTAFSVTINNINIFLNPGMNTNWLNASRSAIARWNAVNSNLNLTEVFSAASAHIQIMYDTQDPNQALAANVFGAALPPTLNGLPGTITWINPDFSFPIICGQAITQNNRIANVQHELGHNLGLHHTNAIGEPLIPNTPSTDPGSLMNGGQACTISDFSNNDERAIQFLFPIPIPVLTPSSMTLNTQQPGGLFTVTGTGPVTVTLSGGAGIFLHDGIGGSFLTTLNLTAPTTFSAYGPSIGSPGYNGGISYVTLSNPTSGIISSSTVYHSN
- a CDS encoding DUF2461 domain-containing protein, with amino-acid sequence MITKTYTEFFKELNENNNKEWFHANKKRYENDVKEPFLELLSELLPILHEWDNRILTDEKKALFRINRDVRFSKDKTPYHTILKAGFSPNGKKSMLPGYYLGISQDSVHVGGGLFNVKPPELKVVRNHIANSINDFLTITKAKEFSGRVGRLKGDVSKRIDKAHEAVANKTQLIYNKQFYAMSNLSLANYYNSPNLKEDIIKHFNAIRPLNEFLNAAF
- a CDS encoding GlxA family transcriptional regulator, translated to MKHVSILVPKSNTILSSVVGPYKILKSVNDFILQTGKSQQPFFDISLVGIDKNTVLYDGAFSIHCDATINDISKTDLIIISAVRPEWIADGIKTNYEFIPWIKQQRNQHNAEVASLCLGAFLLAETGLLDHKQCTTHWAGMDLFRQMYPQIDVLPEKIVTDQEGIYSSGGAYSFLNLILHLIYKYCGQEAAVYVSKLFEIDISRDNQNQFAIFRGQKEHTDTLIQKAQLFIENNVTEKVSVEQLSDMLAVSQRNFIRRFKKATANTPLEYIQRVKVEAAKNSLESTQNTVNEVMFSVGYSDTKAFRTLFKRFTGLTPVAYKNKYNRELVRF
- a CDS encoding M3 family metallopeptidase, whose protein sequence is MTKNILVKPFETAYNSAPFSKIDNNDFLPAFKQAIASAKSEIDTIAKNDEVPTFKNTIEALDFSGEQLGRISSIFFNLNSAETNDTIQRIAQEVSPLLSEFSNDITLNEDLFKRVKAVYIIKDSLDLTVEQQTLLDKKYKSFSRNGANLPENKKQELRDIDKQLSKLTLKFGENVLAETNAFEILINNESDLSGLPEGAKEAAKQLAESKEKEGWLFTLDYPSYIPFMTYADNRELRKKLALAAGAKAFKGDALDNQENILQIVELRFQRANLLGYKTHAHFVLEERMSKTPETVESFLNELLEKAKPAAEREFKNLEKFAKELDNIDQIEKWDASYYSEKLKQKLFSLDDEKLKPYFKLENVINGAFTVANKLFDLNFEEIDSIDTYHKDVLTYKVTNNDGDLISIFYADFFPRSGKRNGAWMTSYKPQSIKNGINDRPHISIVCNFTKPTKSKPSLLTFNEVTTLFHEFGHALHGMLANTTYPSLSGTSVFWDFVELPSQILENWCYEKEALELFATHYETGDLIPMDLVEKIKESATFHEGMQTLRQISFGLLDMSWHASESPETIKSVKEHETKAFKNTTLYPDVLENCMSTSFSHIFQGGYSSGYYSYKWAEVLDADAFEYFKEAGIFNKEIANKFKNHVLSQGGTENPMTLYKRFRGQEPKPEALLRRAGLLK
- a CDS encoding nuclear transport factor 2 family protein — encoded protein: MTTQEVAGQLVNYCRQGKFAEAIQDLYGQNIVSVEPDGAPVKETKGLEAVIAKGQQFNEMVEEIHGMEISDPIVADKFFSCTMKMDVTFKGAPRTNMDEVCVYTVEDGKIVREEFFFTPMQHG